In one window of Corynebacterium incognita DNA:
- a CDS encoding MBL fold metallo-hydrolase, translated as MDITGFVAGPYKTNTYLLSANGRGVVIDPGMHAASRVDSWLAENQLELDAVVLTHGHLDHTREAGDVAKKYSVPVYIHGEDAFMLDDGAGVSTESQILFDAKNMVPIDDLRLLDDGADFQIVGQKFRLVHAPGHSPGSVVFVGDEFAITGDVLFRGSIGRTDLQHSDPAAMDKSLATLCDALDDQLALLPGHGPTTTMRNERMTNPFLLNLRTP; from the coding sequence ATGGACATCACAGGTTTTGTGGCGGGACCGTATAAGACGAATACGTACCTGCTCTCGGCGAATGGCCGCGGCGTCGTCATCGATCCGGGCATGCATGCCGCGTCCCGGGTAGATTCCTGGCTTGCGGAGAACCAGCTGGAGCTAGACGCCGTCGTGTTGACTCACGGCCATCTGGATCACACCCGCGAGGCCGGCGACGTGGCGAAAAAGTATTCGGTTCCGGTCTATATTCACGGCGAGGATGCCTTCATGCTTGATGACGGCGCCGGGGTGTCCACCGAATCCCAGATTCTTTTCGATGCCAAGAACATGGTGCCCATCGACGATCTTCGCCTCCTGGATGACGGCGCTGATTTCCAGATAGTCGGCCAGAAGTTCCGCCTAGTCCATGCGCCAGGGCACTCCCCAGGCAGCGTGGTGTTCGTCGGCGACGAGTTTGCCATCACCGGCGATGTGTTGTTCCGCGGCTCGATTGGTCGTACCGACCTGCAGCACTCTGACCCTGCCGCGATGGACAAGTCCCTGGCCACGTTGTGCGATGCCCTCGACGATCAGCTGGCTCTGCTGCCAGGCCACGGGCCCACCACAACGATGCGCAATGAGCGCATGACTAATCCGTTCCTGTTAAACCTTCGCACGCCTTAA
- the tpx gene encoding thiol peroxidase: protein MANVTFKNEPTTTVGNLPVEGDQLPNLTLVGTDLSEINTSEFQGKRLVISTFPSVDTGTCAQTLRTFNEKAASLDNTVVLNASKDLPFAQARFCAAEGIENVEVGSAFRTSFGEELGVTLEGSPLKGLLTRAVIVTDTDHKVTYVQLVEEISEEPDYDAVIAALN from the coding sequence ATGGCCAACGTAACTTTCAAGAACGAACCGACGACCACCGTAGGAAACCTCCCCGTCGAGGGCGACCAGCTGCCGAACTTGACCCTGGTGGGCACCGACCTGTCCGAGATTAATACCTCCGAGTTCCAGGGTAAGCGCCTGGTGATCTCCACCTTCCCGTCCGTGGACACCGGCACCTGCGCCCAGACGCTGCGCACCTTCAACGAGAAGGCCGCTTCCCTGGACAACACCGTGGTGCTCAATGCCTCCAAGGACCTCCCGTTCGCTCAGGCGCGCTTCTGCGCCGCCGAGGGTATCGAGAACGTTGAGGTGGGTTCCGCGTTCCGTACCAGCTTCGGCGAAGAGCTCGGGGTGACTCTCGAGGGCAGCCCACTGAAGGGCCTGTTGACCCGCGCCGTCATCGTGACCGATACCGACCACAAGGTCACCTACGTTCAGCTCGTGGAGGAAATTTCTGAGGAGCCGGACTACGACGCCGTCATCGCCGCGTTGAACTAA